The following are from one region of the Candidatus Trichorickettsia mobilis genome:
- the fdxA gene encoding ferredoxin FdxA, which yields MTYVVTDGCVKCKYTTCVEVCPVDCFYEGELMLVINPDECIDCGVCEPECPIDAIKPESAELIEWVERAKIFAETWPNITSTKAALPDAEKYKHEQNKFKKYISNDL from the coding sequence ATGACTTATGTGGTAACGGATGGTTGTGTTAAATGTAAGTATACTACTTGCGTTGAAGTATGTCCCGTTGATTGTTTTTACGAAGGAGAGTTAATGTTGGTAATTAATCCTGATGAGTGTATAGATTGTGGAGTATGTGAACCTGAATGCCCAATCGATGCCATTAAACCGGAATCAGCGGAATTAATAGAATGGGTAGAGCGAGCAAAGATATTTGCTGAAACCTGGCCTAATATTACGAGTACGAAAGCGGCATTACCAGACGCTGAAAAATATAAACATGAACAAAATAAGTTCAAAAAATATATATCTAATGATTTATAA
- the ccmC gene encoding heme ABC transporter permease CcmC — protein MLKLLNPYFFSRFTARLVPILLCMLILSLTFGLYQALIVSPADYQQGEMVKMMYIHVPAAWMSLTIYSFIAVCSLINLVWNTKLSYLLAIAAAVPGAAFALITLVTGSLWGKPIWGAWWVWDARLTSMLILLILYLSYLAVVNSGDNISRAEKPAAVIALIGFINVPIVKFSVDIWYSLHQPASVLRLGSPTIHSSMLLPLMLMFISFICYFLLILFIRTQILLNQLKLNRMLR, from the coding sequence ATGTTGAAATTATTGAATCCATATTTTTTTTCTAGATTTACCGCGCGCTTGGTACCTATTTTGCTGTGTATGCTTATATTATCGCTAACCTTTGGTCTATATCAAGCTCTAATAGTATCGCCAGCTGATTATCAACAAGGGGAAATGGTGAAAATGATGTACATTCATGTACCGGCAGCATGGATGTCTCTGACAATATATAGTTTTATTGCAGTTTGTAGTTTAATCAATCTAGTGTGGAATACCAAACTATCATATTTGTTGGCTATTGCTGCTGCTGTACCAGGTGCAGCTTTTGCTTTGATTACTTTGGTTACCGGCTCTTTATGGGGAAAGCCAATATGGGGAGCCTGGTGGGTATGGGATGCAAGACTGACTTCAATGTTAATCTTGCTAATTTTATATCTTAGTTATTTAGCGGTAGTCAATAGTGGTGACAATATATCCAGAGCTGAAAAACCGGCTGCAGTGATTGCGCTGATAGGTTTTATCAACGTGCCAATTGTAAAATTCTCTGTAGATATATGGTATAGTTTACATCAACCGGCAAGCGTTTTAAGATTAGGTAGTCCAACAATTCATAGCTCAATGTTATTACCATTAATGCTAATGTTTATTAGTTTTATATGTTATTTTTTATTAATATTGTTTATAAGAACCCAGATTTTATTAAATCAACTAAAATTGAATAGGATGCTGCGATGA
- the pgeF gene encoding peptidoglycan editing factor PgeF, protein MLKELVTDKVYYRIFDREFTKSSHVYRKYKPNSNEAEIDNNLKAILAALAANDILILNQTHGNTVIDADTIQNIGEVEPEGDAAVTATNNLALAIQTADCVPVLLYCIKGKVIGAAHCGWKSAKADIIINLIDQMRVAEADIIAAVIGPAIQQSSYEVDQQYYQDFVNQQSDYQRFFIPSTKANHYMFDLPSFVEMKLVASGVNQITKISEDTYTSPTKYPSYRRSCHLGKSLQHSILSTIIIK, encoded by the coding sequence ATGCTTAAAGAATTAGTAACTGATAAAGTATATTATCGAATTTTTGATCGAGAATTTACTAAGTCTAGCCATGTTTATAGAAAATACAAACCTAATAGCAATGAAGCTGAAATAGATAATAATTTAAAAGCAATATTAGCTGCATTAGCTGCAAATGATATTTTAATCTTAAATCAAACTCATGGAAATACAGTAATTGATGCTGATACTATTCAGAATATTGGGGAAGTTGAGCCTGAAGGAGATGCTGCAGTTACTGCTACCAATAATTTGGCATTAGCAATACAAACAGCAGATTGTGTTCCAGTATTGCTTTATTGCATTAAAGGAAAGGTGATTGGAGCAGCTCATTGTGGTTGGAAAAGCGCCAAAGCAGATATAATCATCAATTTAATTGATCAAATGCGAGTAGCGGAAGCTGATATAATTGCTGCTGTTATTGGCCCAGCCATCCAGCAATCTTCATATGAAGTTGATCAACAATATTATCAAGATTTTGTTAACCAACAGTCAGATTATCAGCGATTTTTTATTCCATCCACCAAAGCTAACCATTATATGTTTGATTTACCATCATTTGTAGAAATGAAATTAGTAGCATCTGGAGTTAATCAAATCACTAAAATATCAGAAGATACCTATACTTCTCCTACTAAATATCCAAGTTACAGAAGATCTTGCCATTTGGGTAAAAGTTTACAGCATAGTATATTATCAACAATAATTATTAAGTAA
- a CDS encoding glutamine synthetase — MLNTYINSIAKLSDHLQKHKLLEYIATQFIREYKLIPCIGVEIEFYLSDQINIVEFENRLGISVKKEKGKNQFEIDLAPTTELINYIQQINSIRVNISNIASQLNGHADFRSKPFINDYGNAMHFHISFINTLNYHPHAGMILKLDDSFFTHAARSLCHFMLDSLLIFLPEEEDYLRLNKRFMAPTHVSFGGNNRTVAIRIPDLLPRRLEHRLASSLVDPYIAIFTILKSIYRGLQDPQIIRNIPKIYGNAFDAQYNLTPLPISRKHAQEIFDPSFFLK; from the coding sequence ATGTTAAACACATATATTAATTCTATAGCAAAATTATCAGATCACTTGCAAAAACACAAGCTGTTAGAATATATAGCCACTCAATTTATCAGGGAATATAAACTAATCCCATGCATTGGCGTAGAAATAGAATTTTACCTAAGCGATCAAATTAATATTGTCGAATTTGAAAATAGGCTTGGAATCAGCGTAAAAAAAGAAAAAGGTAAAAATCAATTTGAAATAGATTTAGCACCAACTACAGAGTTAATAAATTATATTCAGCAAATAAATTCTATTCGAGTTAATATCAGTAATATCGCTTCACAATTAAATGGTCATGCAGATTTTCGTAGCAAGCCTTTTATTAATGATTATGGCAATGCTATGCATTTTCACATAAGTTTTATTAATACACTTAATTATCATCCTCACGCAGGAATGATATTAAAATTAGATGATAGCTTTTTTACGCATGCAGCCAGAAGTCTATGCCACTTTATGCTTGATAGTTTACTGATTTTCTTGCCAGAAGAAGAGGATTATTTACGCTTAAACAAAAGATTTATGGCGCCGACACATGTGTCATTTGGAGGTAATAATCGAACAGTAGCCATTAGAATACCTGATTTATTACCTAGAAGACTTGAGCATCGGCTTGCAAGCTCATTAGTCGACCCTTATATTGCCATTTTCACTATTCTAAAATCAATATATCGTGGCCTACAAGATCCACAAATTATTAGAAATATACCTAAAATATATGGCAATGCTTTTGATGCACAATATAATCTGACACCATTACCAATAAGCCGTAAACACGCTCAAGAGATTTTTGACCCCTCATTTTTCTTAAAGTAA
- a CDS encoding YaaA family protein, with product MISIISPAKSLDWKSAVKLSIGTEPLFTEQTTELVEIIQQLSVSQLQKLMNVSDKIAELNYRRFSDFADLPVKQAIFAYDGDLYKKIDKSAIRVAQADFLQQHIFIISGLYGVLRPLDYIKPYRLEMSQQLPGTNLYDFWRTIITEHINLSLKQHQTPYLINLSSMEYANVIDKNLLIYPMINIYFKEEHNGKLRIIGLNAKKARGLMVDFIIKNSIDTTEMLKTFIGGGYQFNVHASSEFDWVFIKK from the coding sequence ATGATCAGTATAATTTCACCAGCAAAATCATTAGACTGGAAATCTGCTGTTAAACTATCAATAGGCACAGAACCTCTATTTACTGAACAAACCACCGAATTAGTAGAAATTATCCAACAATTATCGGTATCTCAGTTACAAAAATTAATGAATGTCAGCGATAAGATTGCTGAGTTGAACTATCGTAGATTCTCAGATTTTGCTGATCTACCGGTCAAGCAGGCAATATTTGCGTATGATGGGGATTTATATAAAAAAATAGATAAATCAGCAATTAGGGTAGCACAAGCAGATTTTCTACAACAGCATATTTTTATCATATCCGGATTATACGGAGTTTTGAGGCCGCTAGATTATATTAAGCCATACCGGCTTGAGATGTCACAACAATTACCAGGTACTAATTTATATGATTTTTGGAGAACTATCATAACCGAACATATTAATCTATCGCTAAAGCAGCATCAGACACCATATTTAATTAATTTATCTTCTATGGAATATGCTAATGTAATCGATAAGAATTTACTGATTTATCCGATGATAAATATTTATTTTAAAGAAGAGCATAATGGTAAATTGCGAATAATTGGGCTAAACGCCAAGAAAGCTCGAGGTTTAATGGTTGATTTTATCATTAAGAATTCCATTGATACAACTGAAATGCTAAAAACATTTATTGGTGGCGGATATCAGTTTAATGTGCATGCATCTTCAGAATTTGATTGGGTATTTATTAAAAAGTAG
- a CDS encoding YihY/virulence factor BrkB family protein: MKKIISCLYQAAVRTIEHDGVEHAGYMSFMILLSIFPFLIFFLALTSFVGASELGQNFIDFLLVNMPENTTDIIKNRLNELSKVPPQSLLTLAIVGSIWTASSFVECLRTILNRVHEITSPPTYIRRRLLSIVQFLIISLLITFTMFLLVIIPIGLAKIPSILEIVKGYESVLNFFRYSFILIALFISVSTLYYIIPNVSINFVDVLPGSVLTVFLWVVSGHLLSSNIIYYNQLSVVYGSLGSIIVTLIFFYIINMLFIYGAEFNYLLMKNRAIA; this comes from the coding sequence ATGAAAAAAATTATCAGCTGTTTGTATCAGGCGGCAGTAAGAACCATAGAACATGATGGAGTTGAGCATGCTGGATACATGTCATTTATGATATTACTATCTATCTTCCCATTTTTGATTTTTTTTCTAGCGTTGACAAGTTTTGTTGGCGCCTCGGAATTAGGGCAGAATTTCATTGATTTTTTACTGGTAAACATGCCTGAAAATACTACTGATATTATTAAAAACAGACTAAATGAGTTGAGTAAAGTTCCGCCGCAGAGCCTATTAACTCTAGCAATTGTTGGTAGCATCTGGACTGCATCGTCATTTGTCGAATGTTTACGCACAATATTAAATCGAGTACATGAAATTACTTCACCGCCAACTTATATAAGACGCCGATTACTTAGTATAGTTCAGTTCTTAATAATTAGTCTATTAATTACATTTACGATGTTTTTATTAGTAATTATACCAATAGGTTTAGCCAAAATACCTAGTATATTGGAAATTGTTAAAGGTTATGAATCGGTATTAAATTTCTTTAGGTATAGTTTTATTCTAATTGCACTTTTTATCAGTGTTTCTACTTTATATTATATAATACCAAATGTAAGCATAAATTTTGTCGATGTTCTGCCGGGATCGGTATTGACAGTATTTCTTTGGGTAGTTAGTGGACATTTATTATCTAGCAATATTATTTATTATAATCAATTAAGTGTAGTGTATGGTTCTTTGGGAAGTATTATCGTAACCTTGATCTTTTTTTATATAATTAATATGCTTTTTATTTATGGAGCAGAGTTTAATTATTTATTGATGAAGAATAGAGCTATTGCATGA
- a CDS encoding helix-turn-helix transcriptional regulator, producing the protein MARKNNYIQEVDRFIGDKIYALRLAKGLSRQQLAEVIGVTHQQLQKYEKGTNRISVGRLVLIAKALNKTIEYFYSGLEDQNTEPTLTQHQRMCIEVSRNFMKIRSADHQNVINALVKSLVKESA; encoded by the coding sequence ATGGCTAGAAAAAATAATTATATTCAAGAAGTTGATCGCTTTATTGGCGACAAAATTTATGCATTAAGATTGGCCAAAGGCTTATCTAGACAGCAACTCGCAGAAGTAATTGGCGTTACTCATCAACAATTACAAAAATATGAAAAAGGCACTAATAGAATTTCTGTTGGTAGATTAGTGCTAATTGCTAAGGCATTAAATAAAACCATAGAATATTTCTACAGTGGACTAGAGGATCAAAATACAGAACCAACGCTAACTCAACATCAACGTATGTGTATTGAAGTATCAAGAAATTTTATGAAAATACGTAGCGCTGATCACCAAAATGTGATAAACGCCTTAGTCAAATCTTTAGTTAAAGAATCAGCATAA
- the aspS gene encoding aspartate--tRNA ligase — translation MHKYRTHNCNELRLHHENQIVKLSGWVHRRRDHGNLVFIDLRDHFGLTQLVFTDIDAQLMDLASRLRYETVITVIGNVTARTPETINNSLATGDIEVVVNELIVESAAEMLPIIVNGDQEAPEETRLKYRFLDLRREKLHQNIILRSQIITEIRNLMLERGFTEFQTPILTASSPEGARDFLVPSRLHPGKFYALPQAPQQFKQLLMISGFDRYFQIAPCFRDEDARSDRSPGEFYQLDVEMSFVTQEDVFNTIEPVMFQLFSKFSDNKIINSPFPRISYKQAMLKYGSDKPDLRNPIVIADVTEIFRNSEFSIFRENIKKGFIVRAIPAPKAASFARSFFDKMIEFAVAEGAGGLGYIQFTSDAEVKGPIAKFLTKEQLSQLKALANLNDGDAVFFASDLEPKAAKIAGKVRIKLADELNLLETDSFKFCWITDFPFYELNEETGKIDFSHNPFSMPQGGLEALEAATTEEELLAITAYQYDIVCNGIELSSGAIRNHKPEIMYKAFEIVGYDHDVVDQKFGGMIKAFKFGAPPHGGIAPGIDRMVMLLAGTANIREVIAFPLNQQAEDLLMSAPNYVDNKQLRELNIMLSPSVQLKLKKEI, via the coding sequence ATGCATAAATATAGAACACATAATTGTAATGAGTTGCGATTACATCACGAAAATCAGATTGTTAAATTATCGGGTTGGGTACATCGCAGGCGCGACCATGGTAATTTAGTATTTATAGATCTTAGAGATCATTTTGGCCTTACTCAATTAGTATTTACCGATATCGACGCTCAGTTAATGGATCTGGCAAGTAGATTGCGATATGAAACTGTAATCACCGTCATCGGTAATGTTACTGCTAGAACACCTGAAACTATTAATAATTCGCTTGCAACTGGTGATATTGAAGTAGTAGTTAATGAGTTAATTGTTGAATCCGCAGCAGAGATGCTACCGATAATAGTTAATGGTGACCAAGAAGCTCCTGAAGAGACCAGATTGAAATATCGTTTTCTAGATTTACGTCGAGAAAAGCTGCATCAAAACATTATTTTAAGATCACAAATTATTACGGAAATACGTAATTTAATGTTAGAGAGAGGATTTACAGAATTTCAAACTCCTATTCTTACAGCTAGTTCACCAGAAGGAGCGCGAGATTTTCTGGTGCCAAGTCGTCTACATCCGGGTAAATTTTATGCGCTACCACAAGCACCACAGCAATTTAAGCAATTATTGATGATTTCAGGATTTGATCGTTATTTTCAGATTGCGCCTTGCTTTCGTGATGAGGATGCCAGAAGCGATCGTTCGCCAGGAGAATTTTATCAGCTAGATGTTGAAATGTCATTCGTAACCCAGGAAGATGTGTTTAATACTATCGAACCGGTAATGTTTCAGCTTTTTTCTAAATTTTCTGATAATAAAATAATCAATAGCCCGTTTCCAAGAATAAGCTATAAGCAGGCAATGCTTAAATATGGTTCAGACAAGCCTGATCTGCGTAATCCAATTGTAATTGCTGATGTCACGGAAATATTTAGAAACTCAGAATTTTCTATTTTTCGCGAGAATATCAAAAAAGGTTTTATCGTTCGCGCAATTCCAGCGCCAAAAGCAGCAAGTTTTGCTAGAAGCTTTTTTGATAAAATGATTGAATTTGCGGTTGCTGAAGGTGCGGGCGGCTTAGGTTATATTCAATTTACTTCTGATGCAGAAGTAAAAGGACCAATTGCAAAATTCTTAACTAAGGAGCAGTTAAGTCAACTAAAAGCACTAGCCAATTTAAATGATGGTGATGCTGTATTTTTCGCCAGTGATCTTGAACCTAAAGCTGCAAAAATTGCCGGCAAAGTACGAATTAAACTAGCAGACGAATTAAACTTATTAGAAACTGATAGTTTTAAATTTTGTTGGATTACAGATTTTCCATTTTATGAATTAAATGAAGAGACCGGTAAAATTGATTTTAGCCATAACCCGTTCTCAATGCCACAAGGAGGACTGGAAGCTTTAGAAGCAGCCACGACTGAAGAAGAATTATTGGCAATTACCGCTTACCAGTATGATATTGTATGTAATGGGATAGAATTATCTAGTGGTGCCATTAGAAATCATAAACCTGAGATTATGTATAAAGCCTTTGAGATTGTTGGCTATGATCATGACGTGGTAGATCAGAAATTTGGTGGGATGATTAAAGCTTTTAAATTTGGAGCGCCGCCACATGGCGGTATTGCTCCAGGAATTGATCGAATGGTAATGTTACTAGCAGGTACCGCAAATATCAGAGAAGTCATTGCTTTTCCTTTAAATCAACAAGCCGAAGATTTATTGATGAGCGCACCTAATTATGTTGATAATAAACAGTTAAGAGAGTTGAATATAATGCTGTCACCATCAGTACAGCTTAAACTTAAGAAAGAGATATAG
- a CDS encoding serine hydrolase domain-containing protein yields the protein MRSLYFSRPLLQTLFLWLKFTHTLRSILIPIIIALNITVASASSIQTTIKLTTKKYLATRFLNATFMFANNDGVLDIGAKGIFDLNGTQLKANEKMPIASGTKPITAAAILRLYDQGKLDIQDPISKYLDQKSDVWITKMPDWADDVSIHHLLTHTSGIAEYYMNAPININMSLQDINKSIVSFAASKALAFNPGDQYLYSNTNYIILGMVIEKVSGKRLAQFFNDEFFKPLKMKASYLPSLEESILIQQSNPNRSLYPVRYVAIPTGGKPKLELAKFEYMFVPYADGGVFSNTRDIITWYKALHQGQVLSDKSYKMMITKYLPVPSRSGRKNYTGYGVFISEFTNGDTLIHHSGSKSGISEAGFIPEQNLYFAILGNVSMESREKISNTIDLDKPENQLDIIYFREAVLTAVEGN from the coding sequence ATGAGATCATTATACTTCAGCAGACCTCTTTTACAAACTCTATTTCTTTGGTTAAAATTTACTCACACGCTGCGGTCTATATTAATTCCAATTATTATTGCACTTAATATCACGGTTGCATCAGCAAGTAGTATACAAACTACGATTAAACTCACCACAAAGAAATATCTTGCTACTCGTTTCCTTAATGCTACTTTTATGTTTGCCAATAATGATGGCGTGTTAGATATAGGAGCTAAAGGAATTTTTGATCTAAATGGTACACAGTTAAAAGCTAATGAGAAAATGCCTATCGCTTCCGGTACTAAGCCGATTACTGCAGCCGCGATATTAAGGTTATATGATCAAGGTAAATTAGATATACAAGATCCGATTAGTAAATATTTAGATCAAAAATCAGATGTTTGGATAACTAAAATGCCAGATTGGGCTGATGATGTGTCTATACATCACCTACTTACTCATACTAGTGGCATTGCTGAATACTACATGAATGCGCCTATAAATATAAATATGTCCTTACAAGATATCAATAAATCTATTGTTAGTTTTGCAGCTTCTAAAGCTTTAGCCTTTAATCCTGGGGATCAATATCTATACAGTAATACTAATTACATTATTTTAGGAATGGTTATTGAAAAAGTAAGTGGAAAACGATTGGCACAATTTTTTAATGATGAATTTTTTAAACCTCTTAAAATGAAGGCTTCTTATTTACCATCGTTAGAAGAATCTATACTTATTCAGCAAAGTAACCCTAATCGCTCCTTATATCCCGTACGTTATGTTGCAATCCCTACCGGTGGTAAACCAAAATTGGAACTAGCTAAATTTGAATATATGTTTGTTCCATATGCTGATGGTGGAGTCTTTTCTAATACTCGTGACATTATTACATGGTATAAAGCTCTGCATCAAGGGCAAGTATTATCAGATAAATCATATAAGATGATGATCACAAAATATCTTCCCGTACCGAGTAGATCAGGACGTAAAAATTACACCGGTTATGGAGTGTTTATTTCTGAATTTACCAATGGTGATACTCTGATTCATCACTCGGGTAGCAAAAGCGGTATTAGTGAAGCTGGATTTATTCCTGAGCAAAATCTTTATTTCGCAATCCTTGGTAATGTATCCATGGAATCACGAGAAAAAATAAGTAATACAATTGATTTAGATAAGCCTGAGAACCAATTAGATATTATTTATTTTAGAGAAGCTGTACTGACTGCTGTTGAAGGTAATTAA
- a CDS encoding branched-chain amino acid transport system II carrier protein, which translates to MYKFKIILTTGLAMFAMFFGSGNLVFPIKLGIDSGSQYPIASLGLVLTGVVVPFLGLISMIFYQGDRNRYFGLLGRWAPFTLSLLILSLLGPFGVVPRCIIVAYGGISLIWPEISLILFSAVFSATILLIIWHKSKLVPIIGKILGPFKIGGIIIIIIAAVSQSPHLVDTTTSENPLLTGLFQGYQTMDLLAACFFSITIMEYLRSINPSKEEVLKTSLAASIVGASLISIVYLGFVVLGAYYASYLIDKGPEQYLAVIATLALGNNAAIIVAVTMFLACLTTAATLSKLFAEFLYHDLLKERISWPLSIIVTIIISFLLSLIGFTAISQILGKILEYIYPALIALSISSILKQYMNFIPVKLIFWGTIVMSVALELIILY; encoded by the coding sequence ATGTATAAATTTAAAATTATATTAACCACCGGACTTGCTATGTTTGCCATGTTTTTTGGCTCTGGCAATTTAGTATTTCCAATAAAGCTGGGCATTGATTCTGGCAGTCAATACCCAATTGCTAGTCTAGGACTTGTTCTTACTGGGGTAGTAGTGCCTTTTCTGGGGTTAATAAGTATGATATTTTATCAAGGCGACCGTAATCGTTATTTTGGTTTACTCGGGAGGTGGGCTCCATTCACTCTCAGTTTATTAATATTATCATTACTTGGGCCATTTGGCGTAGTGCCACGCTGTATAATTGTTGCGTATGGTGGTATTAGTTTGATCTGGCCTGAGATCTCTTTAATATTATTTAGCGCCGTTTTCTCAGCAACTATTTTATTAATCATTTGGCATAAAAGTAAACTAGTACCAATAATTGGTAAAATATTAGGTCCTTTTAAAATAGGAGGAATAATTATCATTATTATTGCTGCTGTCAGCCAATCTCCACATCTTGTTGATACGACTACTTCAGAAAATCCTTTGTTGACAGGGTTATTTCAAGGGTATCAGACTATGGATTTACTGGCAGCCTGTTTCTTTTCAATTACGATTATGGAATATTTACGTAGTATCAATCCTAGTAAAGAAGAAGTCTTAAAAACCAGCCTTGCAGCTAGCATAGTTGGAGCTTCATTGATCTCGATAGTTTATCTTGGGTTTGTAGTTCTAGGCGCTTATTATGCTTCATATCTGATTGATAAAGGCCCAGAACAATACCTGGCCGTTATAGCTACTCTAGCTCTCGGCAATAATGCTGCTATTATAGTAGCAGTAACTATGTTTCTAGCCTGTCTTACTACTGCTGCTACTTTATCAAAACTATTTGCTGAATTTTTATATCACGATTTACTTAAGGAACGTATTTCCTGGCCACTATCAATTATAGTCACCATTATCATCAGTTTTTTACTGTCGTTAATTGGTTTTACTGCTATTTCACAAATACTTGGTAAGATATTGGAATATATTTATCCTGCTTTAATTGCGCTCAGTATCTCCTCAATCCTTAAACAATATATGAATTTCATACCGGTAAAACTAATTTTTTGGGGAACAATAGTTATGTCAGTAGCGTTGGAATTGATAATTTTGTACTAA
- a CDS encoding carbonic anhydrase, with protein MRCIIIIIFLLFTNNVSAHQHGQAEEKIEQRARELLQNIFNDNSEHVTNKLNPALNEIQSSQSPRATVVSCSDSRVQSSTIDNTPINDLFYIRNIGNQIDTAIGSVKYGVRYLHTPVLLIIGHVGCGAVEAALGDYKQKPKAIRQELYTFDFPTNITAKDGVIHNVHNQVAIALKLFEEEIKKNKLVVIGTVYDFKNEYKMGYNRLILLNINGEKDPKVITKSKYLRGTKNVVVGVE; from the coding sequence ATGCGATGTATAATAATTATTATTTTTCTATTATTCACTAATAATGTTTCTGCTCATCAGCATGGGCAAGCAGAAGAAAAAATCGAGCAAAGAGCGCGGGAGTTATTACAGAACATTTTTAATGATAACAGCGAACATGTTACAAATAAACTTAATCCAGCATTAAATGAAATTCAAAGTAGCCAATCCCCTCGTGCAACAGTAGTAAGTTGCTCTGACTCCAGAGTTCAGAGCTCTACTATAGACAACACTCCTATTAATGACTTATTTTATATTAGGAATATAGGCAACCAAATTGATACTGCTATAGGTTCAGTTAAGTATGGGGTCAGATATTTACACACTCCAGTACTATTAATTATAGGACATGTAGGTTGTGGAGCAGTAGAAGCTGCATTAGGAGATTACAAGCAAAAACCTAAAGCTATTCGACAAGAGCTTTATACCTTTGATTTTCCAACAAACATTACAGCAAAAGATGGTGTCATACATAATGTTCATAACCAAGTAGCAATTGCATTGAAGTTGTTTGAGGAAGAAATTAAAAAAAATAAGCTAGTAGTTATAGGAACAGTCTATGATTTTAAAAACGAATATAAAATGGGTTATAATCGTTTAATTCTACTAAATATCAATGGAGAGAAAGACCCTAAAGTAATCACTAAGAGTAAATACTTACGTGGCACTAAAAACGTAGTAGTAGGCGTAGAATAA